Genomic segment of Streptomyces zhihengii:
CGTACCGTCGCGTCGACGACCTGGACGCTGATCTGCGCGTTCGCCGTGACGCTGGCCATGGGCGCGGCGCTGAGCGCCCTGATGAACTCCACCTTCGACGACCTCAACGAGGCCGAGCGGCTCACCTTCGACCCGACGCTGATCAGCTTCTCGGGGATGATCCTCGGCCAGCTCGCCATGGTCGTCTTCGGCGTGCTGGTCGTCGGCACCGAGTACAGCTCCGGCATGATCCGCACCTCGCTCGCCGCCGTGCCGCAGCGGGCCACCTTCCTGTTCAGCAAGATCGCGGTGGCCGGACTGCTGGCGCTGGTGGTCGGCCTGGTCACCAGCTTCCTGACCTTCTTCGTGGGCCAGGCGCTGCTGGGCGGGCACCGCACCACCATCGGTGACGAGAACGTGCTGCGGGCGGTGTTCGGCGGCGGCCTGTACATGGGCCTGATCGCGGTCTTCTCGATGGGTGTCGCGGCGATGCTGCGCAGCTCGATGCTGTCGCTCGGCATCCTGATGCCGTTCTTCTTCCTGGTGTCGCAGATCCTCGGTGCCGTCCCCGGCGCCAAGGAGGTGGCGCGCTACTTCCCCGACCAGGCGGGCGCCAAGATCATGCAGGTCGTGCCGAACGCCCTGAACAGCGACGCGGCGCCGTACGGCCCCTGGGGCGGGCTCGGCATCATGCTGCTGTGGGTGGCGGCCTCCCTGATCGGCGGCTACCTGGTCCTCAAGAAGCGCGACGCCTGAGGCACCCGGGGCGGGAGGGATCCGGGACGGGTCTTGGCCGGAACCGTCAAGGCCCGGATATCCTCCTAACTCTTACGGGGGCGTACGGCAGCACGGCCAGGGCCCCGACGACCCGACAGTCGATGGGGCTGGAGAAATGATCGAGGCAGTCGGCCTGACGAAGCGCTACGGCGCCAAGACGGCCGTGTACAACCTTTCCTTCCAGGTGCGGCCGGGTGCCGTGACCGGCTTTCTCGGACCCAACGGCGCCGGCAAGTCCACGACCATGCGGATGATCCTCGGCCTGGACACCCCGACCTCGGGCCAGGTCACCATCAGCGGACGTCCGTACCGCCGGCTCCCCAACGCCCCCCGGCAGGTCGGCGCGCTGCTGGACGCCAAGGCGGTCCACGGCGGACGCAGCGCCCGCAACCACCTGCTGTCGCTCGCGCAGCTCTCCGGCATCCCGGCGCGCCGCGTCGACGAGGTGCTCGGGGTCGTCGGCCTCCAGGACGTCGCCAAGCGGCGTTCCGGCGGCTTCTCGCTCGGTATGGGCCAGCGCCTGGGCATCGCCGCGGCGCTGCTCGGCGACCCGCAGGTGCTGCTCTTCGACGAGCCGGTCAACGGCCTCGACCCCGAGGGCATCCTCTGGGTGCGCAACCTGATGAAGCAGCTCGCCGCCGAGGGCCGGACCGTCTTCGTCTCCTCGCACCTGATGAGCGAGATGGCCCTGACGGCGGACCATCTGATCGTCATCGGCCGCGGCCAGCTCATGGCGGACATGAGCGTCAAGGACTTCATCTCGCACAACTCGGCGGACTTCGCCCGGGTGCGCACCCCGCAGCCGGAGCCGCAGCAGCGCGAGAAGCTGTCCGCCGCGCTGACCGAGGCCGGCGGCCAGGTCATGCCCGAGCCCGACGGGGCGCTGCGGGTCACGGGGCTCGCCCTGCCGCGCATCAGCGACGTGGCGCACGAGGCCGGTGTGCGGCTGTGGGAGCTGTCGCCGCACCAGGCGTCGCTGGAGGAGGCGTACATGCGGATGACGCAGGGCGCCGTGGACTACCGCTCCACCGACGACCAGAAGGCGGGGCTGATGCAGCAGCCGCCCATGGGCTACGTGCCGCCGCAGCAGATCCCCGAGGTGCCCCAGCAGGGCTGGTACGCCCCGCCGGCGCCCGGCCAGAACCCGTACGCGACCCCCGCGCCGGGCGCTCCGGCACAGCCCGCCCCGCAGGCTCCCGCCGCACCGCCCGCCGCTCCCCCGGCGGCTCCGCCCGCCGCGCCCGCCGACCTGACCAAGCCCGAGGACGCCCGATGACCACCTCCTACCACCAGCCGGGCGCTCCCGCGTACGCCTCGCCCATCCCGATCCGCGGCGCACACCTCGGCGACGCGCTCACCTCCGAGTGGACCAAGATCCGTTCGGTGCGCTCCACCATGTGGACGCTGGGCGTGATGATCCTGCTCATGGTCGGCATCGGCCTCGGTGTCGCCGCGCTCATCTCCGCAGCGGGCGACTCCGCCGGCATGGGCGAGGAGTCCGCGCTCGCCCTGGGCTTCTTCGGTCTGCTGCCCGGCTCGATCTGCGTGGTGACCCTCGGCGTGCTCACCATCACCTCGGAGTACGGCACCGGCATGATCCGGACGACGCTGACGGCCTGCCCCAGCCGGGGCCGGGTGCTGGCGGCGAAGGCGGTCGTCTTCTTCGTGATCGTCTTCGTGCTCACCACCGTGGTGGCCACCCTCGTCGCGGTCATGCAGCACGCGATCGTGGACGCCGCCGAGCCGAAGGGCGGCGAGTGGCTGCGGGCCACGGTGGGCGTCGGTCTGTTCGTCGGGGCGCTCGGTCTGGTCTCGCTCGGCGTGGGCGGCATGATCCGGCACTCGGCGGGCGCGATCACGACCATGATCGGCGTCATCCTGATGCCGCTGGTCGCCGCGATGTTCATGTTCTCGGAGAACCTCGCCGACCTCCAGGAGTTCCTGCTGGAGTACGCGATCCCGAGTCAGCTCATCGGGATCTACGGCGAGGCCGCGTCGGGCGGTTCGTCGGGCCCGCTGGGCTGGACGCCGGTCGCCATCATGGCGGGCCTCGCCGTGGCCTCGCTCGGCGGCGCCTTCGCGGTGATGAGCAGCCGCGACGTCTGAGTCCGTGCCGCGCGGCACACCGCCGCACGGCCCGCGGCGCGGTCAGTGCCGGGGCGCGTTCCGGGACCGCTGCACCTTGGTGGTGCGGCGGTCCTTCGCGTTCCAGCAGGCCTTGTGCCAGTGACGCCGGTCGTCCACCCCGCCGTGCTCGGGCCAGGCCACCACGTGCGGGACGCCGGAGGGGATCTCCTGGTCGCAGCCGGGGCAGCGGTACGACTTGCCCGCCGCGCTCGCTCCGGCGACGTGCCGCACCGACCAGTCCTCGCCCTGCCAGGACTCGCTGCGCCCGAAGCCGCCGTACCGACCGCCGCTCTCGTCGCCTCGGTCGGTCGGGTTGTCGCCGCCACGGGGGCGGTTGCGGCGCGGGGACACGGTTCACCTCACGGGTGGTCGGGCTGGCAGTCGGCTTCCAGCGTAAGCGCCCGCGTACGGGGCACCCGTCGGCTCCCGGCCGCCGCCGGGCGGGGCGACGGCTCCGGTTAGCGGAAAATCGCAACAACTTCCCGCCGGGCCGTGCCTTTGGCACGTGTCAGGCGTTGATGCCCGTGAGGGGGAGACGCGTCGGCCGCAAGGAGGCAATTGGCGATGCGCGTTGGCACTTTCGTACTGGCGGCCCAGTTCCCCGGCCAGGGACAGGGGGAGACACTGCACCGCGCGGTGCGGTCGGCCGAGGTGGCCGAGGAGTCCGGGCTGGACTCCGTCTGGCTGGCGGAACACCACTTCGTACCGTACGGGGTCTGCCCGTCCGCCGTGACGCTCGCGGCACTGCTGCTCGGCCGCACCCGCCGGATCCGCGTGGGCACGGCGGTGAGCGTGCTGCCGACCGCGCACCCGGTGGCACTCGGCGAGCAGACCGCGCTGCTCCATCTGACCTCGGGCGGCAGGTTCACCCTCGGTGTGGGGCGCGGTGGCCCCTGGGTCGATCTGGAGGTCTTCGGCTCCGGACTCCCGGCGTACGAACACGGGTTCCCGGAATCGCTCGATCTGCTGCTGCGCTGGCTGCGCGAAGCGCGTGTCGGCGCGGACGGCGAGCGGTACGCCTTCCGGGAGGTCGCGGTCGTCCCGCGTCCCGCCGAGCGGATCGACGGCCCGGACGGCGGACCCGAGGTGGTCGTCGCCTGCACCTCCCCGAAGAGCGTGAAGCTCGCCGCGGAGCGGGGGCTGCCGATGCTGCTGGGCATGCACTGCCCGGACGAGGAGAAGGCCCGGATGGTCGGCCTGTGGCGCGACCACGCGCTCGCGGCGGGCCGCACGCCGGAGGAGGTCGCCGCGGCGGGCCATGTGTCGGCCGGCGTGGTCCAGATCGCCGACGGCGCGTCCGAGGCGCGGGAGACGCTGGTCAAGGCGATGCCGGGCTGGCTGAAGCAGGGGCTCGACGCCCATGTCACCGTGGACGGCCGGCACCGCGCGATGCGCGACCCCGTCGCCTACACGGAGATGCTCTGCTCGCTGCACCCGGTGGGGCCCCCGCGGCTCGCGGCGGACCGGCTGGCCGCGACGGCGGAGCGCACCGGCATCACCCGCTTCGCCCTCCTCGCGGAGGGGTCCGGCGACCTCGCGGCCACCGAGGAGAACGTACGGCGCCTGGGGACCGAGGTGCTGCCCCGGCTCGTCTGAGCCGGACGCCGTGGTGCGCGCCCGGCCGGGCCCGTCGTCCCGGCCGGGAGCCGTACGAGATGTCACCGGGCCCCACCACCGCTCCGGCATCCTTCCCACGATGCGGGAGCGGCGGCGCGGCTCAGCAGTCGCGCAGTTGAGGGGACTGGTTGAGAAGCTGTCCCCGTACGGAGGTGAAGCGGGCGAGCCGCTCGTCCGCCGAGGAGTCCAGCGGGAACACCGCGACACGGTGGCAGTTCTGGAAGGCCAGACGCACACCGAAGTGCCGCTGGAGCGCCCCGCGAATGGCGTCACTCGCGAGCGCGCGCAGCAGCTGACCACGTGCCTGCTCGTTGGGCGGCGGCGTCTGGTTGTCGGCGAAGTCCCCGCCGTCCACCTTCAGCTGAGCCACCAGAGAACTGATCATCTCCCATGCGAAGGGCAGGGAGGTCCGGACGCAGTCGACGAAGGCTGCTTCGTCGACCTCGCCTCGCTCGGCCTGTTCCAACAGAGCCGGTGAGACGTCGAGCGACATGGGTTCTCCTCTCGCGACCCCGAAGAGGGGTCTTACGGGCATGGAGGGAGAAAGCGGGCGAAACGACGGCATACGAATAACGTAAGACGACGCAGCGTGCACGACCGGCGACCTCCCGCTTACACGGTAAGTGCGCTGTCTTGGTCGCACCAGGAGATTGGGAACACAACCGGCCAAATAAGAAGGGGGCTTCCGGGGCGAATCGCGCACGGGGGCGGCAGTCGAGTAGCGTTGCCGACCATGCGTCTCGTCATCGCCCGCTGCTCCGTGGACTACGCGGGCCGGCTCACCGCCCATCTGCCGTCCGCCCCCCGATTGATCCTGGTCAAGGCCGACGGCAGTGTGTCCATCCACGCCGACGACAGGGCGTACAAACCACTGAACTGGATGTCGCCGCCCTGCACGTTGAAGGTGGGCGACGACGACGTGTGGACCGTCGTGAAC
This window contains:
- a CDS encoding ABC transporter permease; translated protein: MASVPAVLTSEWTKIRTVASTTWTLICAFAVTLAMGAALSALMNSTFDDLNEAERLTFDPTLISFSGMILGQLAMVVFGVLVVGTEYSSGMIRTSLAAVPQRATFLFSKIAVAGLLALVVGLVTSFLTFFVGQALLGGHRTTIGDENVLRAVFGGGLYMGLIAVFSMGVAAMLRSSMLSLGILMPFFFLVSQILGAVPGAKEVARYFPDQAGAKIMQVVPNALNSDAAPYGPWGGLGIMLLWVAASLIGGYLVLKKRDA
- a CDS encoding ABC transporter ATP-binding protein; amino-acid sequence: MIEAVGLTKRYGAKTAVYNLSFQVRPGAVTGFLGPNGAGKSTTMRMILGLDTPTSGQVTISGRPYRRLPNAPRQVGALLDAKAVHGGRSARNHLLSLAQLSGIPARRVDEVLGVVGLQDVAKRRSGGFSLGMGQRLGIAAALLGDPQVLLFDEPVNGLDPEGILWVRNLMKQLAAEGRTVFVSSHLMSEMALTADHLIVIGRGQLMADMSVKDFISHNSADFARVRTPQPEPQQREKLSAALTEAGGQVMPEPDGALRVTGLALPRISDVAHEAGVRLWELSPHQASLEEAYMRMTQGAVDYRSTDDQKAGLMQQPPMGYVPPQQIPEVPQQGWYAPPAPGQNPYATPAPGAPAQPAPQAPAAPPAAPPAAPPAAPADLTKPEDAR
- a CDS encoding ABC transporter permease, with translation MTTSYHQPGAPAYASPIPIRGAHLGDALTSEWTKIRSVRSTMWTLGVMILLMVGIGLGVAALISAAGDSAGMGEESALALGFFGLLPGSICVVTLGVLTITSEYGTGMIRTTLTACPSRGRVLAAKAVVFFVIVFVLTTVVATLVAVMQHAIVDAAEPKGGEWLRATVGVGLFVGALGLVSLGVGGMIRHSAGAITTMIGVILMPLVAAMFMFSENLADLQEFLLEYAIPSQLIGIYGEAASGGSSGPLGWTPVAIMAGLAVASLGGAFAVMSSRDV
- a CDS encoding ATP/GTP-binding protein, whose translation is MSPRRNRPRGGDNPTDRGDESGGRYGGFGRSESWQGEDWSVRHVAGASAAGKSYRCPGCDQEIPSGVPHVVAWPEHGGVDDRRHWHKACWNAKDRRTTKVQRSRNAPRH
- a CDS encoding LLM class flavin-dependent oxidoreductase encodes the protein MRVGTFVLAAQFPGQGQGETLHRAVRSAEVAEESGLDSVWLAEHHFVPYGVCPSAVTLAALLLGRTRRIRVGTAVSVLPTAHPVALGEQTALLHLTSGGRFTLGVGRGGPWVDLEVFGSGLPAYEHGFPESLDLLLRWLREARVGADGERYAFREVAVVPRPAERIDGPDGGPEVVVACTSPKSVKLAAERGLPMLLGMHCPDEEKARMVGLWRDHALAAGRTPEEVAAAGHVSAGVVQIADGASEARETLVKAMPGWLKQGLDAHVTVDGRHRAMRDPVAYTEMLCSLHPVGPPRLAADRLAATAERTGITRFALLAEGSGDLAATEENVRRLGTEVLPRLV
- a CDS encoding SCO5389 family protein: MSLDVSPALLEQAERGEVDEAAFVDCVRTSLPFAWEMISSLVAQLKVDGGDFADNQTPPPNEQARGQLLRALASDAIRGALQRHFGVRLAFQNCHRVAVFPLDSSADERLARFTSVRGQLLNQSPQLRDC